A single region of the Pontibacter kalidii genome encodes:
- a CDS encoding type III PLP-dependent enzyme domain-containing protein, giving the protein MDKYTDLIHQTFDFPTDEFTVENNELLFNGIPLMDIIKQYGTPLKLTYLPKIGSQIQKAKRLFNESMQKLDYNGTYTYCYCTKASHFSFVMEEALKSGVHIETSSGYDMEIVKALYKKGKIDKNTYIICNGFKRERYRHHISGLINDGFVNCMPILDHLGEIDYYKEHVKTKAKVGIRLASDEEPKFEFYTSRLGVRYNDVIDLYEQQIKPDERFELKMLHYFINTGIKDTSYYWSELSRFVHKYAEVKKVCPELDTIDIGGGFPIKTSIQADYNYQYMTEEILRTIKRICNEEGVPEPNIFTEFGIFTVGESAANIYSILDEKLQNDKELWYMIDGSFITNLPDAWALNQRWPLLAVNHWNKEYRKVQLGGMTCDSQDYYNSEMHSFQVFLPKIPKGEPLYIGFFHTGAYQEQLSGYGGIKHCLIPAPQHILIDRDEDGTLKHWQFAPEQTSESMMRILGYEV; this is encoded by the coding sequence ATGGATAAATACACGGATCTGATCCACCAAACTTTTGACTTCCCTACTGATGAATTTACAGTAGAAAACAATGAGTTGCTGTTTAATGGTATTCCACTGATGGACATCATTAAGCAGTACGGCACTCCTCTTAAACTGACTTACCTGCCTAAGATTGGCTCCCAGATACAGAAGGCTAAGCGCCTGTTTAACGAGAGCATGCAAAAGCTTGACTATAATGGCACTTATACTTACTGTTACTGCACCAAGGCCTCTCACTTCTCTTTTGTGATGGAGGAGGCCCTGAAAAGCGGGGTGCATATCGAGACCTCGTCGGGTTATGATATGGAGATCGTAAAGGCGCTGTACAAGAAAGGAAAGATAGATAAGAACACCTATATTATCTGCAACGGCTTTAAGCGCGAGCGTTACCGCCACCACATATCCGGACTTATAAACGACGGCTTCGTGAACTGCATGCCGATACTCGACCACCTGGGCGAGATCGACTACTATAAGGAGCACGTAAAAACCAAGGCCAAGGTTGGCATACGTCTGGCCTCAGACGAGGAGCCGAAGTTCGAGTTTTATACCTCGCGCCTGGGCGTGCGCTACAACGATGTGATTGACCTGTACGAGCAGCAGATTAAGCCCGATGAAAGGTTTGAGCTCAAGATGCTGCACTACTTCATCAACACAGGCATCAAAGACACCTCCTACTACTGGTCGGAACTGAGCCGCTTTGTGCACAAGTATGCCGAGGTGAAGAAAGTATGCCCGGAGCTGGACACGATCGATATTGGCGGTGGCTTCCCGATCAAAACCTCGATACAGGCGGACTACAATTACCAGTACATGACCGAGGAGATCCTGCGTACCATCAAGCGCATCTGTAATGAGGAGGGGGTGCCGGAGCCAAACATCTTCACCGAGTTCGGCATCTTTACCGTAGGCGAGAGCGCCGCCAACATTTACTCTATCCTGGACGAGAAGCTGCAGAACGATAAGGAGCTCTGGTACATGATCGATGGCTCGTTTATCACCAACCTGCCCGATGCCTGGGCCCTGAACCAGCGCTGGCCGCTCCTCGCCGTGAATCATTGGAACAAGGAATACCGTAAGGTACAATTAGGAGGTATGACCTGCGATAGCCAGGATTATTACAATTCCGAAATGCACTCTTTCCAGGTGTTCCTGCCGAAGATACCGAAGGGTGAGCCCCTGTACATTGGCTTCTTCCATACGGGAGCGTACCAGGAGCAGCTGAGTGGCTACGGTGGCATTAAACACTGCCTGATTCCTGCGCCACAGCATATTTTGATCGATAGAGACGAGGATGGAACATTAAAGCACTGGCAATTTGCGCCAGAGCAAACCAGTGAGTCTATGATGCGTATACTGGGGTATGAAGTATAG
- the rocF gene encoding arginase: protein MKKVKLIEVRSELGAGTRGASMGIEALRVACWDKGSDYFKRFNSISVPDLNYTLFDKDVFPNAHRIDSILTVQKNIANAVEQTISMDMFPLVLAGDHSNAHGTIAGIKAAYPEKTLGVIWIDAHADIHSPYTSPSGNVHGMPLAMALNLDNLERQINDPAPETVFFWNSLKKLGFEGPKLEPEHLVYIVVRDTEEPEDYLISKYGIKNFTYSEVNQKGIPQVAQEALDRLQGCDIIYVSFDVDSLDSKFSKGTGTPVEVGLTVEQAKELNYLLLQDPRVVCYEMTEINPTLDTENTMAENAFDILEAATDAILHRESKSTAI, encoded by the coding sequence ATGAAAAAAGTAAAACTGATAGAAGTCAGGTCTGAGCTGGGGGCCGGAACACGTGGGGCCAGCATGGGGATAGAAGCGCTACGCGTAGCCTGCTGGGATAAAGGTTCTGACTACTTCAAACGGTTTAACTCTATCAGCGTACCAGATCTGAACTATACTTTATTCGATAAGGACGTTTTCCCGAACGCCCACCGCATCGATAGCATCCTGACCGTGCAGAAGAACATCGCCAACGCCGTGGAGCAGACTATCTCCATGGACATGTTCCCGCTGGTGCTCGCCGGTGATCATTCTAACGCACACGGTACCATTGCTGGTATAAAAGCCGCCTATCCTGAGAAAACATTGGGTGTAATATGGATCGATGCCCACGCCGACATCCACTCACCTTATACCTCGCCGTCGGGCAACGTGCACGGCATGCCGCTGGCCATGGCCCTGAACCTGGACAACCTGGAGCGCCAGATAAACGACCCCGCGCCGGAAACCGTTTTCTTCTGGAACTCCCTGAAAAAGCTGGGCTTCGAAGGCCCGAAGCTAGAACCCGAGCACCTGGTTTACATCGTGGTGCGCGACACCGAGGAGCCCGAGGATTACCTCATCAGCAAGTATGGCATCAAGAACTTTACCTATAGTGAGGTGAACCAGAAAGGCATACCGCAGGTAGCCCAGGAGGCCCTGGACCGCCTGCAGGGGTGCGACATCATTTATGTGTCTTTTGATGTGGACAGTCTTGACTCCAAGTTCTCCAAAGGCACCGGTACACCGGTGGAGGTGGGACTTACCGTGGAGCAGGCCAAAGAACTAAATTACCTGCTGCTGCAGGACCCGCGCGTGGTGTGTTACGAGATGACGGAGATCAACCCGACACTGGATACGGAGAATACCATGGCCGAGAACGCCTTTGATATTCTGGAGGCCGCCACCGACGCAATTTTACACCGAGAATCTAAAAGTACAGCCATATAG
- the argS gene encoding arginine--tRNA ligase — translation MHLQNAISQSISQALQALFGVTVDASEIALQPTRKEFAGSFTFVTFPYTKQVGKGPEQIGQALGEYLKEHAGEVKNFNVVKGFLNLEVEEREWLRLFRGIMSDADYGHAEPSGRNVMVEYSSPNTNKPLHLGHLRNNFLGYSVAEILKANGHQVMKVNLVNDRGIHICKSMLAYEKLGHDETPETSGLKGDHLVGKYYVLFDRAYKEQIDALVEQGMDKEEAKKKAPWMLEAQEMLLKWEQGDAHVVNLWKMMNTWVYGGFDETYRTIGVDFDKYYYESQTYTLGKERVEEGLQKGVFFKKENGSVWVDLTDEGLDEKLLLRADGTSVYITQDLGTAELKYNDFPYDQSVYVVADEQNYHFQVLKATLKKLGKTYADGIYHLSYGMVDLPSGKMKSREGTVVDADELVQEMIDTARQQTEELGKIEGFTPEQAQELYHTLAMGALKYFLLKVDPKKRMLFNPQESIDFRGNTGPFIQYTHARISAILRKAGEMGIKYDPAVFENFENLHEVEQEVITQLVNFPAVVKEAGNLYAPSVIANYAYELAKAYNRFYQEISIFNETDEQARSFRIALSAMVARFVRESMKLLGIEVPERM, via the coding sequence ATGCACTTACAAAACGCCATTAGCCAAAGTATAAGCCAGGCGCTGCAAGCCCTGTTCGGAGTCACTGTTGATGCTTCAGAAATCGCCCTGCAACCCACCCGCAAGGAGTTTGCCGGCTCGTTTACCTTCGTTACCTTCCCCTACACCAAGCAGGTGGGCAAAGGCCCTGAGCAGATCGGCCAGGCGCTGGGCGAGTACCTGAAGGAGCATGCCGGGGAGGTAAAGAATTTTAACGTGGTAAAGGGATTTCTGAACCTGGAGGTAGAGGAGCGGGAGTGGCTGCGCCTGTTCCGTGGCATTATGTCTGATGCGGATTATGGCCATGCCGAGCCGAGCGGCCGCAACGTGATGGTGGAGTATTCCTCGCCCAACACCAACAAGCCGCTGCACCTGGGCCACCTGCGCAATAACTTCCTGGGCTACTCGGTGGCCGAGATCCTGAAGGCCAACGGCCACCAGGTGATGAAGGTGAACCTGGTGAACGACCGCGGTATCCACATCTGTAAGTCGATGCTGGCCTACGAGAAGCTGGGCCACGACGAAACCCCTGAAACCAGCGGCCTGAAAGGCGACCACCTGGTAGGCAAATACTACGTGCTGTTCGACCGGGCCTACAAAGAGCAGATCGACGCGCTGGTAGAACAGGGCATGGACAAAGAGGAGGCCAAGAAAAAGGCGCCGTGGATGCTGGAGGCGCAGGAAATGCTGCTGAAGTGGGAGCAGGGCGATGCGCACGTGGTGAACCTTTGGAAGATGATGAACACCTGGGTGTATGGCGGCTTTGATGAGACTTACCGCACCATTGGTGTTGACTTCGATAAATACTACTACGAATCCCAAACCTATACTTTGGGCAAGGAGCGCGTAGAGGAGGGCCTGCAGAAAGGAGTCTTCTTTAAGAAAGAGAACGGCTCTGTGTGGGTAGACCTGACGGACGAAGGCCTGGACGAGAAACTGCTGCTACGCGCCGACGGCACCTCGGTATACATTACCCAGGACCTGGGCACTGCCGAGCTGAAGTATAACGACTTCCCCTACGACCAGTCAGTATACGTGGTGGCCGATGAGCAGAACTACCACTTCCAGGTGCTGAAAGCCACGCTCAAGAAACTAGGTAAAACTTACGCCGATGGCATTTACCACCTGTCGTACGGCATGGTGGACCTGCCTTCCGGTAAGATGAAATCGCGTGAGGGTACCGTGGTGGATGCCGATGAGCTGGTGCAGGAGATGATCGACACGGCCCGCCAGCAGACCGAGGAATTGGGTAAGATAGAAGGCTTTACGCCGGAGCAGGCGCAGGAGCTCTACCATACCCTGGCCATGGGCGCCCTGAAGTATTTCCTGCTGAAGGTAGATCCGAAAAAGCGCATGCTCTTCAACCCGCAGGAGTCCATTGATTTCCGGGGTAACACGGGCCCGTTCATTCAATACACCCATGCCCGCATCTCGGCCATACTTCGCAAGGCCGGAGAGATGGGCATCAAGTATGATCCGGCAGTGTTTGAAAACTTTGAAAACCTGCATGAGGTGGAGCAGGAGGTGATCACCCAGCTGGTGAACTTCCCGGCGGTGGTAAAGGAAGCGGGCAACCTGTATGCGCCTTCTGTTATCGCTAACTATGCCTACGAGTTGGCAAAGGCCTACAACCGTTTTTACCAGGAGATCTCGATCTTCAACGAAACGGACGAGCAGGCACGCAGCTTCCGTATCGCTCTTTCGGCCATGGTGGCCCGCTTCGTGCGCGAAAGTATGAAACTGCTGGGCATTGAGGTGCCGGAGCGAATGTAA
- a CDS encoding glutathione peroxidase, protein MATEPTTNTLTSDFYTFRMKTLDGKEVDFSQYKGKKVLLVNTASECGFTPQYEGLQQLHEVHGKEVVILGFPANNFGGQEPGSNEEIASFCQKNFGVTFQMFEKISVKGEDQHPLYTWLAQNAPDHEEPSWNFSKYLVDENGKVVAFYPSKVKPMDEELLSAIKQ, encoded by the coding sequence ATGGCTACAGAACCAACCACTAACACCCTAACAAGTGATTTCTATACTTTCAGAATGAAAACGCTGGATGGCAAAGAGGTGGATTTTTCGCAATACAAAGGTAAGAAAGTGCTGCTGGTGAACACCGCCTCTGAGTGCGGCTTCACACCGCAGTACGAAGGCTTGCAGCAACTGCACGAGGTGCACGGCAAAGAGGTGGTTATACTTGGTTTTCCGGCCAACAACTTTGGGGGCCAGGAGCCAGGCTCTAACGAGGAGATCGCCTCCTTCTGCCAGAAGAACTTTGGCGTAACCTTCCAGATGTTTGAAAAGATTTCTGTGAAAGGGGAGGACCAGCACCCGCTTTATACTTGGTTGGCCCAGAACGCACCGGACCATGAGGAGCCGAGCTGGAACTTCAGCAAGTATCTGGTGGACGAAAATGGTAAAGTAGTGGCTTTTTACCCGTCTAAAGTAAAGCCGATGGATGAGGAGCTGCTAAGCGCGATTAAGCAGTAA
- a CDS encoding 1,4-dihydroxy-2-naphthoate polyprenyltransferase, translated as MNTSQHTSAQNPGLAKAWISAFRPRTLPLALSCISMGGFMAAAHGFFDATVVGLCVLTTLFLQILSNLANDYGDSKHGADSVHREGPMRAVQAGHIQAEQMKKGMLVFSLLSLVSGLGLLWVAFGAEGMLLFLLFLVLGLASIWAAINYTAGDKPYGYAGLGDIFVFIFFGLVGVLGTYFLQAQALEATVILPALVCGFFSVGVLNVNNIRDINSDILAGKRSIPVRLGPRKARVYHLILLAGGVLSALAYVVLNYESSWQFLFILALPLVLVNGVNVWRKQTSRELDPYLKQMAMTTLLFVLLFGVGQVL; from the coding sequence TTGAATACATCCCAACACACAAGTGCCCAGAATCCAGGCCTGGCAAAGGCCTGGATTTCGGCTTTTAGACCGCGCACGCTGCCGCTGGCGCTTTCCTGTATAAGTATGGGCGGGTTTATGGCGGCTGCCCACGGCTTTTTCGACGCCACGGTGGTAGGCCTCTGCGTGCTTACTACGCTGTTTCTGCAGATCCTCTCCAACCTGGCCAATGACTACGGCGACTCCAAGCACGGAGCCGATAGCGTGCACCGGGAGGGGCCGATGCGGGCCGTGCAGGCAGGGCACATACAGGCCGAACAGATGAAAAAGGGGATGCTGGTATTCAGCCTGCTCTCACTGGTGTCGGGGCTGGGGCTGCTGTGGGTGGCTTTTGGTGCCGAGGGCATGCTGTTGTTCCTGCTGTTTTTGGTGTTGGGGTTGGCCTCTATCTGGGCGGCCATTAACTACACCGCCGGCGACAAGCCCTACGGTTATGCCGGTCTGGGTGACATTTTTGTTTTCATCTTCTTCGGGCTGGTGGGCGTGCTGGGTACTTACTTTCTGCAGGCACAGGCGCTGGAGGCCACGGTTATACTTCCGGCCCTGGTGTGCGGCTTTTTTTCGGTAGGCGTGCTCAACGTAAACAACATCCGCGACATCAACTCTGATATACTGGCCGGCAAGCGTTCCATACCTGTGCGGCTGGGGCCTAGGAAGGCGCGTGTGTACCACCTTATACTTTTGGCTGGAGGTGTGCTGAGCGCTCTTGCTTACGTCGTGCTGAATTACGAGAGCTCGTGGCAGTTTTTGTTTATACTTGCCCTGCCGCTGGTGCTGGTGAACGGGGTAAACGTGTGGCGCAAGCAAACCTCCAGGGAGCTGGATCCCTACTTAAAGCAAATGGCCATGACGACGCTGCTGTTTGTGCTGCTGTTTGGGGTGGGGCAGGTGCTGTAA
- a CDS encoding serine hydrolase domain-containing protein, which translates to MRGIALLFIVLLLSTSCKPTSEGSRAASLQELQAKPAAFDENEVENEWIRTKIDSAMKANNIPAISIGVIRNGKLSYVEGFGEKERGSTSKVTERTVYQIGSDTKKLTGILANNLISEGKLRAEESIVTYLPDALTSEAKEKLNAITVQHLLLHRSGLPYRAPGNKRIDGEPMLVPYTEQDLLKDLNELQLESEPGSDFGYSNFGYAVVGYILEQASGQSYGALLKKYIADRYDLENTFVAPDAAQMELIATPYRKDDRNRKTSLFVMGKLTSAGGVYSNVEDVSKLMLAQMQAYRLFSQKGDKNNPLILTESDGIEGSHYGYGLNKTVDKGTTRYGHGGDMDGFASGYVFYPELNKGLILLTSSGGRWFGQLEGELRRKLFEQDNL; encoded by the coding sequence ATGAGAGGTATAGCATTACTATTTATCGTACTGTTGCTTAGCACTTCCTGTAAGCCCACCTCCGAAGGCTCCAGGGCTGCTTCCTTACAAGAACTTCAGGCTAAGCCAGCAGCGTTTGATGAAAATGAGGTTGAGAATGAATGGATACGCACCAAAATAGATAGCGCCATGAAAGCCAATAACATTCCGGCTATCTCCATTGGGGTTATTCGCAACGGGAAACTTTCATATGTGGAAGGCTTCGGGGAAAAGGAACGTGGCAGTACGTCCAAAGTAACTGAAAGAACAGTCTACCAAATAGGCTCAGACACTAAAAAGCTTACCGGTATACTTGCTAACAATCTGATTTCTGAGGGTAAGTTAAGGGCAGAGGAGTCTATTGTTACTTACTTACCGGATGCATTAACAAGTGAGGCCAAGGAAAAGCTTAATGCCATAACCGTTCAACACCTGCTCCTCCATAGATCAGGCTTGCCTTACAGAGCTCCGGGCAACAAAAGAATAGACGGTGAGCCCATGCTTGTTCCATACACAGAGCAGGACTTACTAAAAGACCTGAACGAGTTGCAGTTAGAATCTGAGCCGGGGTCTGATTTTGGATACTCTAACTTTGGGTACGCAGTGGTTGGGTATATACTTGAGCAAGCAAGCGGACAGAGCTATGGAGCCCTGCTAAAGAAGTATATCGCCGACAGGTATGACTTAGAGAACACTTTCGTAGCGCCTGATGCAGCACAAATGGAACTGATAGCTACACCCTACCGGAAAGACGACAGGAACAGAAAAACCAGCCTTTTTGTGATGGGTAAGTTAACTTCGGCAGGGGGTGTTTACTCTAATGTGGAGGACGTATCAAAGTTAATGCTTGCACAGATGCAGGCCTACCGGCTGTTTAGCCAGAAGGGTGATAAGAACAACCCATTGATCCTGACTGAAAGTGACGGCATAGAGGGGTCTCATTATGGTTATGGGCTAAACAAAACTGTAGACAAGGGCACGACGCGCTATGGCCACGGAGGAGATATGGATGGTTTTGCAAGCGGATACGTGTTCTATCCGGAGCTCAACAAAGGGCTGATTCTGCTTACTTCGAGTGGTGGGCGCTGGTTTGGTCAATTAGAAGGTGAACTGAGAAGAAAGCTGTTCGAGCAGGATAACCTATAA
- a CDS encoding TonB-dependent receptor domain-containing protein, whose amino-acid sequence MKQTLLLALCLFICFTSLGQSTGIIKGIVVDSATQAPLSYVTVVISPPDKDEALKTSFTQADGSFEVTGLPLAPYKLILTYVGYKPFSVQVPALEAGKPADLGKLSIASSAKQLQEVEVTAEKLLITQDIDKISYNVEFDPESKTTTALEMLRKVPMLSLDSEDNIQLNGSSSFKVLVNGRNSTLFARSPKDVFRSMPANTIKRIEVITDPPAKYDAEGIGGIINVITHDKPQNGYNGSVYLSQATPDSRFGSANIRAKIGKLGISAYGGSNKFTSPDSYSSFERRDNTSGTTLQQQGQGNNESQYNYINSELSYEIDTLNLLTAKFDLNKSEYESAYLQTVEEFSRGQNRTQAFDRNTYGLGSWGSYEVGLDYQHTFKRNKEQLLTLSYKIGDNSNNSDTDLEFVPTLNYTGPVGTRTQNDGKSIEQTAQVDYVHPIKKHTLEVGAKTILRDNGSDYFYRNYNPETGTYVDVPSLTNEFDYSQDIYAAYTSASLRYKKWGVRAGTRLEQTVVDANFKSSGSVADQDYLNLIPSVTLTRTLKDMASLKLSYTQRIERPSLWYLNPYVNRQNEKAISFGNPKLKAATSHVFSLGHSMFKNGKSLNSTLTHTFTNNAIQSYTTFNPADSVSSTTFDNIGRNNTTTLSINSNATFFKKLSVNLNGSVSYSQLSGNIAGVDLENSGISGNIYSYANYRFEKNWRAGVNLGYYAPRVMLQGESAGQFWNGFSLSKSFLKDEKASISLSVQNPFGKYFTGYSDLSGLNFEQRSEYRYLRRRASIGFNYRFGKLKEDIKRTKRGIKNDDLKSGGGDNGGGGGN is encoded by the coding sequence ATGAAACAAACCTTACTACTGGCCCTGTGCCTCTTCATCTGCTTCACTTCCCTAGGGCAAAGTACCGGCATCATCAAAGGAATAGTGGTGGACTCCGCTACCCAGGCCCCGCTCAGTTATGTTACCGTGGTCATAAGCCCTCCGGACAAGGATGAAGCTTTGAAAACATCCTTCACGCAGGCTGACGGCAGCTTTGAAGTAACCGGCTTGCCGCTCGCCCCCTACAAACTCATACTTACCTATGTGGGCTACAAACCATTCTCGGTGCAGGTGCCGGCGCTGGAGGCAGGCAAGCCTGCTGACCTGGGCAAACTAAGTATAGCCAGCTCGGCCAAGCAGCTGCAGGAGGTAGAGGTAACCGCCGAGAAGCTGCTCATCACCCAGGACATCGATAAAATAAGCTACAACGTGGAGTTCGACCCGGAGAGCAAGACCACCACGGCCCTGGAGATGCTCCGCAAGGTACCCATGCTCAGCCTCGACTCCGAAGACAACATACAGCTCAACGGCAGCAGCAGTTTTAAAGTGCTGGTAAACGGCAGGAACTCCACGCTCTTTGCCCGCAGCCCCAAAGATGTGTTCCGTAGCATGCCGGCCAACACCATCAAGCGCATCGAGGTGATTACCGACCCGCCCGCCAAGTATGACGCCGAGGGTATTGGCGGCATCATCAACGTGATAACGCACGACAAGCCGCAGAACGGCTACAACGGCAGCGTGTACCTCTCGCAGGCTACCCCCGACAGCCGCTTTGGCTCCGCCAATATCCGGGCGAAAATAGGCAAACTGGGCATTTCGGCCTACGGCGGCAGCAACAAGTTTACCAGTCCCGACTCCTATTCTTCTTTTGAGCGACGCGACAACACCTCCGGCACCACCTTGCAGCAGCAGGGCCAGGGCAATAACGAAAGCCAGTATAACTACATCAACAGCGAGCTGAGCTACGAAATAGATACGCTGAACCTGCTCACGGCTAAGTTCGATTTGAACAAGAGCGAGTACGAGTCGGCTTACCTGCAGACGGTGGAGGAGTTTAGCAGGGGACAGAATCGTACCCAGGCCTTTGACCGCAACACCTATGGCCTTGGCTCCTGGGGCAGCTACGAGGTGGGGCTGGACTACCAGCATACCTTCAAGCGCAACAAGGAACAGCTACTCACCCTCTCTTACAAGATTGGCGACAACTCCAACAACAGCGACACGGACCTGGAATTTGTGCCTACCCTGAACTATACAGGCCCCGTTGGCACGCGCACGCAAAACGACGGCAAATCCATAGAGCAGACGGCCCAGGTAGATTACGTGCACCCCATTAAGAAGCATACGCTAGAGGTGGGCGCCAAAACCATCCTCCGCGACAACGGCAGCGACTACTTCTACCGTAACTATAACCCCGAAACAGGTACGTATGTTGATGTGCCGAGCCTGACGAACGAGTTTGACTACAGCCAGGATATTTACGCCGCTTATACTTCGGCCAGCCTGCGCTATAAGAAATGGGGCGTACGGGCAGGCACGCGCCTGGAGCAGACGGTGGTGGATGCCAACTTCAAGTCATCGGGCTCAGTGGCCGACCAGGACTACCTGAACCTGATCCCGAGCGTGACGCTGACGCGCACCCTGAAGGACATGGCCTCCCTAAAGCTTTCTTATACCCAGCGCATCGAGCGGCCCAGCCTGTGGTACCTGAACCCCTACGTGAACAGGCAAAATGAGAAAGCCATCTCCTTTGGTAATCCGAAGCTGAAGGCTGCCACCAGCCACGTCTTTAGCCTGGGCCACAGTATGTTTAAAAATGGAAAGTCGCTGAACAGCACCTTGACCCATACGTTTACCAACAACGCCATCCAAAGCTACACCACCTTTAACCCCGCAGACTCTGTGAGCAGCACGACCTTTGATAACATTGGCAGGAACAACACGACCACCCTCTCCATCAACAGCAACGCCACGTTCTTCAAGAAACTCAGTGTGAACCTGAATGGCTCCGTGTCTTACAGCCAACTTAGCGGAAACATAGCCGGCGTGGACCTGGAAAATAGCGGCATCAGCGGGAACATCTATAGTTATGCCAACTACAGGTTCGAGAAAAACTGGCGGGCCGGGGTAAACCTGGGCTACTATGCCCCACGCGTGATGCTGCAGGGCGAGTCGGCCGGGCAGTTCTGGAACGGCTTCTCGCTTAGCAAAAGCTTCCTCAAAGACGAGAAAGCCAGCATCAGTCTGTCGGTGCAAAACCCCTTCGGCAAATACTTTACCGGCTACAGCGACCTGAGCGGCCTGAACTTCGAGCAGCGCAGCGAGTACCGCTACCTGCGCCGCCGGGCCAGCATCGGCTTTAACTACAGGTTCGGTAAGCTGAAAGAGGACATCAAACGCACCAAGCGCGGCATTAAGAACGACGACCTGAAAAGCGGCGGCGGAGACAATGGCGGCGGAGGCGGTAATTAA
- the pncA gene encoding bifunctional nicotinamidase/pyrazinamidase, which translates to MRALLLIDIQNDFLPGGALAVPEGDAILPVVNRLQSQFDVIVATQDWHPPQHKSFASQHEDKNVFEVTDLNGLEQVLWPDHCVQGTLGAEFSAELEQNRIEAIFRKGTDPEVDSYSGFFDNGHRKNTALAGYLRAKGVTEVYLAGLAADFCVYFSAKDALAEGFKVYYLEDAVRAISAEGFEKAKTDLAERGVQLVPSHTLLLQ; encoded by the coding sequence ATGCGCGCTTTACTGCTGATAGACATACAGAACGATTTTCTACCCGGAGGTGCACTGGCCGTGCCCGAAGGGGATGCCATTCTCCCGGTCGTGAACAGGCTGCAGAGCCAGTTCGATGTTATAGTGGCCACCCAGGACTGGCACCCGCCGCAGCACAAGAGCTTTGCCTCGCAGCACGAAGACAAAAACGTGTTTGAGGTAACGGACCTGAACGGGCTGGAGCAGGTGCTGTGGCCCGACCACTGCGTGCAGGGCACGCTAGGGGCTGAGTTCTCGGCAGAGCTGGAGCAAAACCGCATCGAGGCTATCTTCCGCAAGGGTACCGACCCGGAGGTGGATAGCTACAGCGGCTTTTTTGACAATGGCCACCGGAAAAATACCGCTCTTGCCGGCTACCTGCGGGCCAAAGGAGTGACAGAAGTATACCTGGCCGGCCTCGCCGCCGACTTCTGCGTGTACTTTTCGGCCAAGGATGCGCTGGCAGAGGGCTTTAAAGTATACTACCTGGAAGATGCCGTCAGGGCCATCAGTGCGGAGGGTTTTGAGAAAGCCAAGACAGACTTGGCGGAACGGGGCGTTCAGCTCGTACCTAGCCATACCCTGCTACTGCAATAA